The Lathyrus oleraceus cultivar Zhongwan6 chromosome 5, CAAS_Psat_ZW6_1.0, whole genome shotgun sequence genome includes the window GTGCCATAATTAACTGGATGGTCCAGCCATCACCGCTGACAAGCCTTCAAATATGAAACCAATTATTGGACAGCAAAATTATAGCAGTCATGCAATTACAAACAAGAATGTTTATCCCTGTTGCTTAACCTCAACATTTAACTCCTGGTACAATCCTAGGGAGGCTTAATGTCCCCAAGCTTTTGCCTCATAATATATAGCAGTAGTACTTTGCGACACAACCTGCAAGGATCAACATTTGCAGATAGCTCCAAATGTGCCAAGTGAGTCAGAATTGAGGTTTTGTTTCAAAATCCAATCAGCTAAATTTCTAAACCTCAAAGCATTTTCCTTTCAATAAATAACTTCACTACAGAATATCAATCTTGGGATTGATCTTTATATTGCCTAGATTTCTGTCACCTACGGTAAATAATATTGTCCTACACTCAAGGCATTGCAGGTATTTCGAGTAAAATTTTGTGTTTTTAGTTCTAGCTTCCTGCTAGAGCATTGACATAACTGTTTGCAAGAAACAGTCTCAAGCCACTTTAAGCCCTTTGTTTAAATTGGTTGGTCAGTGCTGAGAATAGTCCAGAAAACTTGGAAGCTTAATGATAGTTCCAAGCATATTCACTGCGGAGTTATCCTCCACACTTTCATTAACCTTCGCCTGGAACTGAGAAGCTCAACAGAGTTTCTGATTCAACAATCTGCCCAACTGCAACCGGGAATCTTCTGAACATTTTTATCTCTCATTAACTCTCTTACTTTTGCTGATCCTTCCCAGTCTTCAGAAGTTGCAAGTATGTTAGATAATTGTATATAAGCACCTGGATTTTCAGGATCAAGCTGAATAATTTGCTCTGCTGCCATCTTTCCAATAGTCCTGTTTCCATAGGATATGCAGCCTCTTAATACTGATAACCACATGTTAGCATCAGCCTGAAAAGGCATCTCTTCAATAAGATACATTGCCTCCCCAAAACAACCAGCTCTGGCAAAAAGGTCAACCATGCAAGAGTAATGTTCAATCCCTGGATTTATATTATACTCGTGCTTCATAGTATGGAAcagatttcttccttcttctACCAGACCGCAATGATCACAGGCTGAAAGAACACCAGTAAAAGTAATAGCAGATGGCCTCACAACACTATACCTCATTTCATTAAAAAGGGTTAGTGCTTCTATTCCATATCCATTTGTCGCATATCCCATCAGCATTGTATTCCACGAAACTTCATCAGTTTTTATCATTCCATCAAAAACTTTCCGTCCCATCTCAACAAGACCACATTTACAATAAAAGTCAACAAGTGAGGTAGAAATGATTTGGTCAGATTCAAGCCCCAAAGTAATAGCTTTAGCAAATACTTGCTCACCAAGTTCAAGGGATGATTTACAAGCACAAGCACTGATAACACTGGCAAAGCTAAACTTGTCCATTTTCACATCCAGCTTATTCATCTTACAAAAAGTATCCAACGCCTCACTTGGACACGCATTCTGAGTGAGGCCAACCAAGATTGAATTCCATGAAATCAGGGTTTTATTAGGCATCGTGTTAAAAATCCATTTTGCGTCTTCTATTCTTCCACAATTACAATAAACAGTAATCATAGTATTAAGTAAGATTGCATCATAGGCTTTGAGCTCACCGAACAACTTGCAAGCTTCATGAGGGTGTTGACATTTGGAGtatgcatcaagcaaagcactAGAAACCACGATATCACAAGTTGCCCCAATTTTAAAAGCATGGTCATGCATTTGCTTAACAAGTTCAACATTGAGCAAGCTACTAGCAGCACTCAAAATGTTTGCAACAGCAGAAAAGTCTCCCCAAATACCATTCCTACGCATTGAGTTGAAGAGAGCCAATGCCTCCATTTCCTCACCATTCGACACATATCCCGAAATAATTGAATTCCACAGCACAGAACAAGGATCAACCATGCTATCAAAAACCCTTCTCGCATCTCTCATTCTACCAGCATTTGCATAACCTGATACCAAAGCAGATAAAGAAAAGTCATCTACTTCCTTCACAAAACCCACAACCTGAGCAGCACTATCCAAATCACCACATTTCCCATAAAAGTTAACAATTGAACTGCACAGAATCTTGtcaaactcaaattcaaaaccatCAATGAAAACACGAGCATGTACTTGTTTTCCACAATCAAGAGCAAACAATTCAGCACATGCACCAAAAACGGTTGACAACGCAAAGGCATCGCGGTGCACCGTTTCTGAAGGGTCTAAATTCATCTCCTTAAAGAGTAAAAGAGCTTTTCTTGGATGCCCGTGTCGAGAGTAACCATGAATGATGGAATTCCAGACAAGGGGGTTCTTCATAGGCATGGCGTTGAAGAGAGAGTGAGCCAGTTGAAGGTCACCAGATTTGGAAAACGTTGAAACAAGAAGGTTCCAGGAGTATTGGGTTTTCTGGGGCATGGCATGAAACAATTGCAGTGACTTGTTTCTGTTGCCTGAGTTGATATGGGCTTCGATGAGGGTGTTCCATGAGAAAGCATTTGTTTGCGGCATTTCATCGAACAGTTTAGATGCATCTTGAAGAGAGCCGCGCCGGGAGTATAATTGGAGGAGGCGGTTGGTGGTGGTGACGGATGAATGCAGAGTACCGGTTTTGAGGAACGACAGGTGGAGTTGTCTCGCTTCACGAAGCGTGCGGCACACGCCATTCAACTCCATACTCACTCCATTCACACATCTTTTCTATTCCTCATTGTGTTTCTCTGTTGTTTTTGTCTTTCTTTAAATAGAGACAAAATACTTAAAAGAATATAGGATACAATATTATAGAATAACATTTATTCTATCATGTCATGAGTTTGTTATATATTTGggaataatattataaaataaatatattatattcaagttagttttgaaaataatttcataaaaattttaaaacaagtttttaaatatttgtagtgctaataattttaaataatttaagAAAAAATCTATTTACACCatgaaataaataattttaacTTTCTTAATCATTTAAATAGgtaataatattatatatgtcATATAAACTAAAAAGATACAATATATATTGTTTTGGGCTGATCAGAAAGGCATCGATCGCAGTTTAAAAGAGTATTATTCATCAAAAATACTCAATCGGATGAGGGTTATCTTGAAGATGGACATAGAAGTCTGTTATATTAAAGTTCTCCGCATCTCAAGCATAGAGAATAAAAATCTGTTATAATTGTTCCATTATAGAAAGAGCATGTCCACCAAATTTAGATACacaatttcaaattcaaattttaCTCATTCATCTCCTTCACATACAGACTTAATAGTTGGAACACACACCCGAATCTAATCCGACCAATATTGTTTTTCAGTCATTACATTTGCGTTAGAAACAGAGACAAATATAAATAACATGTCTAGAGAAATTCATAAATTTCACAAAATCACTTTTTTTTTGTCTGAGTCCAATCCATAGATGCATCTCCAAAAATAATGCACAGTAAATTTGAAGATTCATCTCCGGACACACATGCGATTGTCTCAGCCATGACATATACGTCATTTTTGCCCTATCAATCTCAAAAAACCTCAATGCATCTTTTTTTAGTCTACCAATTTCGTTTACACTGCTACCTAATGTACCTAAAACCAGTAATGTATCTTAAAAAATTAACTacaaatcaaaaaaaaaaagaaaactacatttaaaaaatttatcaaataaatttgatttATGAGAAGGAGAAGCTTGAACATTATGAGAGACTAGAAAGGAGGAGAAAGAACTTCGCTGATATAAACTTGAATGAACGGGTGAGAAGTAAAATGTTGCAAAGCTCAAATCATTTCTTTTAATAATTTTTTAGAAAATAAAGAAGGAGGAAGAGGGAAGGATTTGGTGCGGGATAAAAGAAAAACGTCTTCAGACACATATCCGGATCACCCACaattatttaaataaatagtGTGTAGGAAAATGCATCTTCTTTTTATATATAGATAGATGTATATCCGAATTAAATTTTAGCATTGAGGTATCTCTTCATTTTGAGTTGAGAAATGATTAAAATAAATATGTTTAAAAATATATCTTTTTAAATAATA containing:
- the LOC127082727 gene encoding putative pentatricopeptide repeat-containing protein At1g77010, mitochondrial, whose amino-acid sequence is MELNGVCRTLREARQLHLSFLKTGTLHSSVTTTNRLLQLYSRRGSLQDASKLFDEMPQTNAFSWNTLIEAHINSGNRNKSLQLFHAMPQKTQYSWNLLVSTFSKSGDLQLAHSLFNAMPMKNPLVWNSIIHGYSRHGHPRKALLLFKEMNLDPSETVHRDAFALSTVFGACAELFALDCGKQVHARVFIDGFEFEFDKILCSSIVNFYGKCGDLDSAAQVVGFVKEVDDFSLSALVSGYANAGRMRDARRVFDSMVDPCSVLWNSIISGYVSNGEEMEALALFNSMRRNGIWGDFSAVANILSAASSLLNVELVKQMHDHAFKIGATCDIVVSSALLDAYSKCQHPHEACKLFGELKAYDAILLNTMITVYCNCGRIEDAKWIFNTMPNKTLISWNSILVGLTQNACPSEALDTFCKMNKLDVKMDKFSFASVISACACKSSLELGEQVFAKAITLGLESDQIISTSLVDFYCKCGLVEMGRKVFDGMIKTDEVSWNTMLMGYATNGYGIEALTLFNEMRYSVVRPSAITFTGVLSACDHCGLVEEGRNLFHTMKHEYNINPGIEHYSCMVDLFARAGCFGEAMYLIEEMPFQADANMWLSVLRGCISYGNRTIGKMAAEQIIQLDPENPGAYIQLSNILATSEDWEGSAKVRELMRDKNVQKIPGCSWADC